tttgatttatgattagaatttcaattttttgaaaacaaaaaaaatatttattgcatgtCGTCTCAAGAGAAGACAGAATATTAACCTTTACTCCTTTGAATTCTATGATCTTCAGCAGAATGTTTgatgttctttttttatatcaataaaaatcaatacttgcatataattatataatgctAAAATACTTATTGTGTCGGTGATGCTTGAACATTTCACCTCAAACAGCATACTATCATACAGTTGTGAAACCATGTTTAGAATATTGGGCTGGTTTGTTGTTgctcttttattttctttccattCTCTGCAAAGACAAACTTGGTATAATAAAGTGTACAAGGAATTGACTAATTCATCCATAACCGTGCTTTATGGAAAAGGTGTAAGTTTTGTTCATTGTGCAGGCCTCTGTACTGGAGACGACTACTGCATTGAGTTCCTTTACAGCGAGACTAGCAGGCGATGCATCGGACACCATTATGTAAAGAAGGGAAGCTACTCGTATCAGTATGTCCTCCCAGCATCTCCCCGAatgctttatttcaaaaaaggtaaattgtaattaatattttcattttttagatatattatGCAAGGGAATAAATAGTTAACTCAAATTACATACAATATGATACAGTTTAATTAATGCTCTTTTTATTTTCTCAGAGTTGAACTGGGTAGAATATGCTGGTCACTTTTACTTTTTTGGAAAAGAAGAAGTCAAATGGAGAAACGCCAAGGTATTGAAACGAATCAGTAAAATGTAGACATTGACTTAAATCATTTGATTGATTCAATTGATTActttccatatatatatatatatatatatatatatatatatatatatatatatatatatatatatatatatatatatatatatatatatatatgataacttgattactgtaatattttgtttatgcaAATGATATCACGAAACATAAAAATGATGGTTCATTGCACTTATGATATAAACTATGCTGAAATTAATATAATTGATTCCAATATTATTCAtacattgatttcttttgaaatcTTATTGATTTGCCATATACATATCAGGAAAAAACATAACGACATAACCACTTCGGTGCCgggtaaaatttttttttggttttgttcaTTATGTCTATTCATTGTTGTTGAATCTGTATATCTCTGGAGAATTACACTGGTTTTTTCCAATGTTGCTCTTTTTCCACTAAAACGATTGTTTCATACAAAATAGCTGGGATGTCAGAAAATATGTGCACATTTGGTGGAAATTGAAACGAAAGAGGAATCTGATTGGCTGTGGGCTACATTTCTTAAAAAAGGTAAACTGTTTTCCCATTTTGTTTTCACTTGAGTGTCAGATCAGTTCCTATCTATACTTAAATCACTGAGTGGACGTTTTCGAGGTTTAAAAGGCTCAGGAATTCATATTTCAGTCAGTGTTCAGAAATACAACAAGCCTCATAGATCGTTGAATGCTCATGAAtggtttcttctttaaaatCGTATTGTAATAGATATGCTCGTAAGAGGCCTTACGTAGCGTTagctttgttttttttgtttgttttttctgggttttttttttgtttgtttgggtttttttttataattattaaatttaacgaTTAAAGGAAGCCAATTGTTTAATTTCAGTAGGCTGTAACACTGGATGTACACCTTGGACAGGCGGTAATGACCTTGCCACTGAAGGTCAATTCGTATGGGACCACTCAAACACGACGATTGGCTTCTTTAACTGGTCGCCAGGTAATCCTAGCATAGTTCATCCCAACCAGGCTCCGACTCGCGACTGCATTGAAATGTACTCCAGTGGGAAGTGGAATGATCGACGATGTTCTTCTTTGAACTCGTTTATTTGTGAAAAAGTGATGTAATGCTTTACCTACCGCTTAATGTTACGCTGTGTTATCTAGGCGTGTTGTTAATCACCCacttttgctttttaaaaagacaggTTAATGTGTATTCCtttttgttttccctcggactgaaatgtcacactttcattggtttaaacatagcacgtgattacctcatatatctctatatttgttctgtgagaaataatattaggcaatatggccgtcactggccgacgcttcgcttactcatttcgacatttcatagtatttaatacataaaccgcatgccgtaagttcttaaagtatttggagtagttgccctttgaaattctttaaaattagagtagttgcccttagaatattgacgtcacattgttttgtctggagcagaacaaaatggcagcgtcaaaatttgctcaaatctctgcagagaaagggagaaaacattgaaaattgaatagcaacaaaaaattgcaaatcatgggtgaagcaaaggtttttaaagagtatttgaaaggtgagattgaaaattttgaagagtttaaatgagttaaattggacgaaaTGTTAGGCATTTTGAACCTGGCTTTGGGTAAATCATTGCTATTTGTGAacaaatatgtcgcttgatagtcctcgggaaaacaaaacacttattaggttagttactgactcactacggaaatatattgggttgatcaatctcatagatgggtcggcttcgcctcgccatctatgagattgatcaacccaatatatttccgtagtgagtcagtaactaacctaataagtaatattatacCAGTAAGCCATAGTGTTATTTATTCGACGATGTTGTAAAGATTTTTATGTTCTCTTGCATATTATCAACTAGTAGCAAATTAACATTATGCTTGAATATTTCAAATGTCGACTATTTAATGGGCTCTATAAAAacaacacagagagagagagagagagagagagagagagagagagagagagagagagatttattttatgtgcttctgtttttatttataaatctggtttatcattaatatacaactgtttcaataatatttatACAATCAAACATGaactaataaatatttgtaaatagtTTAAGTCGTTTATATGAAATGTCGAAAAACCcgaattttaatttaaaatttgtgtaCTAAATTTGAGAGAAGATAATGATAGTAgtgtaatcaaagtactgaaagtactaaAAAGCGCTAAGCGGGGAAGaaagtgttaaaaatatatcgattgatatgaaaatacatgtaaagaatcaTATCGTTCGTTATTGAGAAAAATGCACTTAacatgtaaaattgaaatttcaaatttacaattataaaaCAATCTGCCTTAAAgcatgtttaaaaagaaaatgctggattttaaaattttagcaatttCTGGAAATCGAGATCATTTgtagtaattttataatgatattgcTAGTTAGTTTTAAACAGATTTCGCTACTGTTTAGCAGAGCTACAGAGTGCATGCTTCttgtaaagtgttttttttattgcgtAATTTGTCCATACTGCACATAAATTAgatcattaaaaaatcatatttgcaaaTTAAACGAAGTTAGTTGGTATCACTTTATACAGATTATTACATATGTTTATTGTAGTATTTCAAGTAACTCGACaaaaattctgcatttttatataaaacatggtgttcataactgtaagatattACAATTAAAAACACTCAAAACCTATTGATGTTGTAgaattatttcaattattagTAAACACCTAAAACACAACTTGATACATATACCATCTTTTTTTCTCGAGATAAATTATCATGATATGGGTTTTGGAGCACCCGTATCTATAAAATaatgacatttaaatgaaacttattgttaatttaatactggtagataaggtagcaagggacagtttcgaataaagtacccgtcaatatttttgtaaaattgagagttgctgtacttgaaggcttatgagtgttgctaaaattcatgaaatgatttttaatgattattattagttaaaggggtgtctcttgttgaaattgatatgcaatacgtaggccccttatgttgggtacatgagaatcagaagtaaaatgcgaaacctgcggctatgactgttgtgctgactttacacagtgaaattgcaagttacagacaggaggtaaaataacacgaaaagtcggtggatgggacattgtaa
This genomic window from Crassostrea angulata isolate pt1a10 chromosome 8, ASM2561291v2, whole genome shotgun sequence contains:
- the LOC128158859 gene encoding E-selectin-like isoform X1, which gives rise to MLEHFTSNSILSYSCETMFRILGWFVVALLFSFHSLQRQTWYNKVYKELTNSSITVLYGKGVSFVHCAGLCTGDDYCIEFLYSETSRRCIGHHYVKKGSYSYQYVLPASPRMLYFKKELNWVEYAGHFYFFGKEEVKWRNAKLGCQKICAHLVEIETKEESDWLWATFLKKVGCNTGCTPWTGGNDLATEGQFVWDHSNTTIGFFNWSPGNPSIVHPNQAPTRDCIEMYSSGKWNDRRCSSLNSFICEKVM
- the LOC128158859 gene encoding low affinity immunoglobulin epsilon Fc receptor-like isoform X2, producing MLSSNSLLAFSGFKHPYSGLCTGDDYCIEFLYSETSRRCIGHHYVKKGSYSYQYVLPASPRMLYFKKELNWVEYAGHFYFFGKEEVKWRNAKLGCQKICAHLVEIETKEESDWLWATFLKKVGCNTGCTPWTGGNDLATEGQFVWDHSNTTIGFFNWSPGNPSIVHPNQAPTRDCIEMYSSGKWNDRRCSSLNSFICEKVM